From one Anopheles bellator chromosome 1, idAnoBellAS_SP24_06.2, whole genome shotgun sequence genomic stretch:
- the LOC131216849 gene encoding uncharacterized protein LOC131216849, whose protein sequence is MRMDMFRWLPGACGSLGPALIPPAHIAVLWYFWQNYSRFVDKRFCSCSCWDTVFKGTYESGIASYKHMYFNATQNTMKMWLLIVIGVIALYECTKHLMQLLLQSKVRYTMIVLFLLSIFSHYYAWWAYLNYYNDEYYHQWNHQLFFTITELISTSFVLHLANVENQVTARKTLSIVGIALLHILASGVDQFISNVFRGEGYPHQVVRDLGFMIPDVMHLILPLWLLRQTRLESFSTRPFYRDRNLRRDVALMFFVVTVLFTICSFL, encoded by the exons ATGAGAATGGATATGTTCCGGTGGCTACCGGGTGCCTGCGGAAGCCTCGGACCGGCCCTCATTCCTCCGGCGCACATCGCTGTCCTGTGGTACTTCTGGCAGAACTATTCCCGCTTCGTCGACAAACGCTTCTGCTCCTGTTCCTGCTGGGACACGGTCTTTAAAG GAACGTACGAGTCGGGGATCGCGTCCTACAAGCACATGTACTTCAATGCCACGCAAAACACGATGAAAATGTGGCTGCTGATCGTGATCGGTGTGATCGCGCTGTACGAGTGCACCAAGCACCTgatgcagctgctgctgcagagcaAGGTGCGCTACACGATGATCGTCCTGTTTCTGCTGTCGATCTTTTCCCACTACTACGCCTGGTGGGCCTATCTGAACTACTACAACGACGAGTACTACCACCAGTGGAACCATCAGCTGTTTTTCACT ATCACCGAGCTCATATCAACCAGCTTCGTGTTGCATTTGGCCAATGTCGAGAACCAGGTCACTGCCCGCAAGACGCTCAGCATCGTCGGCATCGCGCTCCTACACATACTGGCCAGCGGTGTCGATCAGTTCATATCAAACGTGTTTCGCGGCGAAGGCTATCCGCATCAG GTCGTACGAGATCTTGGCTTCATGATACCGGACGTGATGCACCTGATACTGCCACTCTGGTTGCTGCGCCAGACCCGGCTCGAGAGCTTCAGCACTCGGCCGTTCTACCGCGACCGGAACCTCCGGCGGGACGTAGCACTCATGTTCTTCGTCGTAACAGTATTATTCACGATCTGTTCGTTCCTGTAG